A genomic segment from Anaeromyxobacter sp. encodes:
- a CDS encoding diacylglycerol kinase, with protein MLRLVSAAEQAAFTAPTDLSGRVAVLLNARAKSVNEDVRRALAQVVPPEDLYLSRSHEEAAEIADRVVARRYRTVFTGGGDGTFVGWVNRILESSERRRIRPPRFGVLALGTGNAVAEMVGATPRRHAEDLARFVAGQVPGSRQLDLVTCDGRRTPFAGVGVDAAVLNDYIWLKERLAGTPLQPLGLGVTGYGLAAALRSAPRALLERRPSYCEIVNAGRQAFRLDAAGRRTGPAIEKGDLLYAGPCLMAAASTVPYYGLGLKAFPWADRSAGLMQVRVASTIGVATMILNLHRIWSGDFAHEGLLDFHAERVALRFERPMPLQVGGDAEGWRDEVTFGMASAPVELVDFGTAAA; from the coding sequence ATGCTTCGACTGGTCTCCGCCGCTGAGCAGGCCGCCTTCACCGCCCCGACCGACCTGTCGGGCCGGGTGGCCGTGCTGCTCAACGCCCGGGCCAAGTCGGTGAACGAGGACGTGCGGCGGGCCCTGGCGCAGGTGGTGCCCCCCGAGGATCTCTACCTCTCCCGCAGCCACGAGGAGGCGGCCGAGATCGCCGACCGGGTGGTGGCGCGCCGCTACCGCACCGTCTTCACCGGCGGCGGCGACGGCACCTTCGTCGGCTGGGTCAACCGCATCCTGGAGTCGTCGGAGCGGCGCCGCATCCGCCCGCCGCGCTTCGGCGTGCTGGCGCTGGGCACCGGCAACGCCGTGGCCGAGATGGTCGGCGCCACCCCGCGGCGCCACGCCGAGGACCTGGCGCGCTTCGTCGCCGGGCAGGTGCCCGGCTCGCGGCAGCTCGACCTGGTCACCTGCGACGGCCGCCGCACCCCCTTCGCCGGCGTGGGCGTCGACGCCGCGGTGCTCAACGACTACATCTGGCTGAAGGAGCGGCTGGCCGGCACCCCGCTGCAGCCGCTCGGGCTCGGCGTGACCGGGTACGGGCTGGCGGCCGCCCTGCGCTCGGCGCCGCGCGCGCTGCTGGAGCGGCGCCCCTCCTACTGCGAGATCGTCAACGCCGGCCGCCAGGCCTTCCGGCTCGACGCCGCCGGGCGCCGCACCGGCCCGGCCATCGAGAAGGGCGACCTGCTCTACGCCGGCCCCTGCCTGATGGCGGCGGCCAGCACGGTCCCCTACTACGGGCTGGGGCTCAAGGCCTTCCCCTGGGCCGACCGCAGCGCCGGGCTGATGCAGGTGCGGGTGGCCAGCACCATCGGCGTGGCCACCATGATCCTGAACCTCCACCGCATCTGGTCGGGGGACTTCGCCCACGAGGGGCTGCTCGACTTCCACGCCGAGCGGGTGGCGCTCCGGTTCGAGCGCCCCATGCCCCTGCAGGTGGGCGGCGACGCCGAGGGCTGGCGCGACGAGGTGACCTTCGGCATGGCGTCGGCGCCGGTCGAGCTGGTCGACTTCGGGACCGCCGCGGCCTGA
- a CDS encoding diguanylate cyclase yields the protein MSPSAVPPPPPARAPIGSTASVADRLAQQRPRPLLVSLYAALLGDAGLMGAPARRRAGRALLSAVPAAAVVGGAGLLVLQQLRGPSLGWPQAAALGGLALVTGGAAWRRGALAATGRRAGPREQLELGALFLLSALALVQATAAEVGEPPLQPMIYLVMAFLVAFLDRPVGLALVLLAVALEAGGWWQRGARLDELPALVGHAGFMALFALLYHAALAARLGASRRAEATAVAQRLAEIEQRAREFRLLDPEAAGGDAAERTRRSTEASVVEIEAAVRGALEVAEVALKSHTCAVFLLSDDDQHLVLRDLRSRSDAVSGAALPAGEGALGGAVRRRAPVRLQGDFKAASYYLDGTRPGALLAVPLVDRRGGHVRGVVVADRLEARPFGDEDERLLVTLAAEILRAVAAERLMGGIKTARDEWERFFQALERLNKATKLTDVYDATLLEARRMVPGACFGAVTLHEAAAGPAAHRVARTWTAEGFKGAVPVEGLTFSSEGGSLVAAAVRLEASLPAKDLDPARALVFDAPARLRGVEAVKVIPLRAEPLKAGDPAVLGTLVLGSSLAGVFDQDRMRQLELVALQAGEAVQRARLFDATERLATTDGLTGLTNHRTFQARLDEHLLGAERYRRKVSLLLCDIDHFKSVNDTYGHPVGDVVLKGVAQVIAREARTTDVVARYGGEEFAVVMPETDAAGALVIAERIRERVRALVTETGQGPLQVTLSLGVATFPEDAGSKAALVARADACLYHAKRHGRNQSVAASALDGPRRAPPAPGA from the coding sequence GTGAGCCCCTCGGCCGTGCCGCCCCCGCCGCCCGCCCGCGCCCCCATCGGCTCCACCGCCTCGGTGGCGGACCGCCTGGCGCAGCAGCGCCCGCGCCCGCTGCTGGTCTCGCTCTACGCCGCCCTCCTGGGAGACGCCGGCCTCATGGGCGCGCCGGCCCGGCGCCGCGCCGGCCGCGCCCTCCTCTCGGCGGTGCCGGCGGCCGCGGTGGTGGGCGGGGCCGGCCTGCTGGTGCTGCAGCAGCTGCGCGGCCCGTCGCTCGGCTGGCCGCAGGCGGCCGCCCTGGGAGGGCTGGCCCTGGTGACCGGCGGGGCGGCCTGGCGCCGCGGCGCGCTGGCGGCCACCGGGCGGCGCGCCGGGCCGCGCGAGCAGCTCGAGCTGGGCGCGCTCTTCCTGCTCTCGGCGCTGGCGCTGGTGCAGGCCACGGCGGCCGAGGTGGGCGAGCCCCCGCTCCAGCCCATGATCTACCTGGTGATGGCCTTCCTGGTGGCCTTCCTGGACCGCCCGGTGGGCCTGGCGCTGGTGCTGCTGGCGGTGGCGCTGGAGGCGGGCGGCTGGTGGCAGCGCGGCGCGCGGCTCGACGAGCTGCCCGCCCTGGTGGGGCACGCCGGCTTCATGGCGCTCTTCGCGCTGCTCTACCACGCGGCGCTGGCGGCCCGGCTGGGCGCCAGCCGCCGCGCCGAGGCCACCGCGGTGGCGCAGCGGCTGGCCGAGATCGAGCAGCGGGCCCGCGAGTTCCGGCTGCTGGATCCGGAGGCCGCCGGCGGCGACGCCGCCGAGCGGACCCGGCGCTCCACCGAGGCCTCGGTGGTGGAGATCGAGGCGGCGGTGCGCGGCGCCCTGGAGGTGGCCGAGGTGGCCCTGAAGAGCCACACCTGCGCGGTCTTCCTGCTCTCCGACGACGACCAGCACCTGGTGCTGCGCGACCTGCGCAGCCGCAGCGACGCGGTCAGCGGCGCGGCCCTGCCGGCCGGCGAGGGGGCGCTGGGCGGCGCGGTGCGGCGGCGCGCCCCGGTGCGGCTGCAGGGCGACTTCAAGGCCGCCAGCTACTACCTCGACGGCACCCGGCCCGGCGCCCTGCTGGCGGTGCCGCTGGTGGACCGGCGCGGCGGCCACGTGCGCGGCGTGGTGGTGGCCGACCGGCTGGAGGCGCGCCCCTTCGGCGACGAGGACGAGCGGCTGCTGGTGACGCTGGCCGCCGAGATCCTGCGGGCGGTGGCGGCCGAGCGGCTCATGGGCGGCATCAAGACCGCCCGCGACGAGTGGGAGCGCTTCTTCCAGGCGCTGGAGCGGCTCAACAAGGCCACGAAGCTCACCGACGTCTACGACGCCACGCTGCTGGAGGCGCGCCGCATGGTGCCGGGCGCCTGCTTCGGCGCGGTGACCCTGCACGAGGCGGCCGCCGGGCCGGCGGCCCACCGGGTGGCCCGCACCTGGACGGCCGAGGGCTTCAAGGGCGCGGTCCCGGTCGAGGGGCTGACCTTCTCCAGCGAGGGCGGCAGCCTGGTGGCGGCGGCGGTGCGGCTGGAGGCCAGCCTGCCCGCCAAGGACCTCGATCCGGCCCGGGCGCTGGTGTTCGACGCCCCGGCCCGGCTGCGCGGCGTGGAGGCCGTCAAGGTCATCCCGCTGCGGGCCGAGCCGCTCAAGGCGGGCGACCCGGCGGTGCTGGGGACGCTGGTGCTGGGCTCCAGCCTGGCCGGGGTCTTCGACCAGGACCGCATGCGCCAGCTGGAGCTGGTGGCGCTGCAGGCCGGCGAGGCGGTGCAGCGGGCCCGGCTCTTCGACGCCACCGAGCGGCTGGCCACCACCGACGGGCTGACCGGCCTGACCAACCACCGCACCTTCCAGGCGCGGCTCGACGAGCACCTGCTGGGGGCCGAGCGCTACCGGCGCAAGGTCTCGCTGCTGCTGTGCGACATCGACCACTTCAAGTCGGTCAACGACACCTACGGCCACCCGGTGGGCGACGTGGTGCTCAAGGGCGTGGCCCAGGTCATCGCCCGCGAGGCGCGCACCACCGACGTGGTGGCCCGCTACGGCGGCGAGGAGTTCGCGGTGGTCATGCCGGAGACCGACGCCGCCGGCGCGCTGGTCATCGCCGAGCGGATCCGCGAGCGGGTCCGCGCGCTGGTCACCGAGACCGGGCAGGGGCCGCTCCAGGTGACGCTCTCGCTCGGGGTGGCCACCTTCCCCGAGGACGCCGGGTCCAAGGCCGCGCTGGTGGCGCGCGCCGACGCCTGCCTCTACCACGCCAAGCGCCACGGCCGGAACCAGAGCGTGGCGGCCTCGGCGCTCGACGGGCCGCGGCGCGCCCCGCCGGCTCCGGGCGCCTGA
- a CDS encoding PhoH family protein — MKKNFVLDTNVLLHDPRSLFGFEDNDVVVPIHVIEEIDNFKRDLSSLGRNARQVSRTLDEFRIAGKLREGVSIGPGKGTIRVLTAPRRLPPEVGDGHVMDDKILAVALDVLEKEPGKPCVFVSKDTNLRIRADALGLHAEDYDVEGVQLDELWSGVAELDVDPEVVNEFYAAGAVPCPAGMEPPPPNAFAVLRDRQNPQHSAVGKYSAARGSFVQLIKTPKEGVWGIRPRNKEQSFALDLLLNDEIRLVTIVGKAGTGKTLLAIAAGLQKTMEESVYQKLLVSRPIFPLGRDIGFLPGSVEEKLNPWMQPIFDNVEYLMNLSRSEKKAGRGWHELMDLGILEIEPLTYIRGRSIPNQYMIVDEAQNLTPHEVKTIITRVGDGTKIVLTGDPYQIDNPYVDQTNNGLIHVVNRFKNERLAGHITMSKGERSPLAELAANLL, encoded by the coding sequence GTGAAAAAGAACTTCGTCCTCGACACCAACGTCCTGCTGCACGACCCCCGCAGCCTCTTCGGCTTCGAGGACAACGACGTGGTGGTCCCCATCCACGTCATCGAGGAGATCGACAACTTCAAGCGCGACCTCTCCTCGCTGGGCCGCAACGCCCGCCAGGTCTCGCGCACGCTCGACGAGTTCCGCATCGCCGGGAAGCTGCGCGAGGGCGTCTCGATCGGGCCCGGCAAGGGCACCATCCGGGTGCTGACGGCGCCGCGGCGGCTGCCGCCCGAGGTGGGCGATGGCCACGTCATGGACGACAAGATCCTGGCGGTGGCGCTCGACGTCCTGGAGAAGGAGCCGGGCAAGCCCTGCGTCTTCGTCTCCAAGGACACCAACCTGCGCATCCGCGCCGACGCCCTCGGGCTGCACGCCGAGGACTACGACGTGGAGGGTGTCCAGCTCGACGAGCTGTGGAGCGGGGTGGCCGAGCTCGACGTGGACCCGGAGGTGGTCAACGAGTTCTACGCGGCCGGCGCGGTGCCATGCCCGGCGGGCATGGAGCCGCCCCCGCCCAACGCCTTCGCGGTGCTGCGCGATCGCCAGAACCCGCAGCACAGCGCGGTCGGCAAGTACTCGGCGGCCCGCGGCTCCTTCGTGCAGCTCATCAAGACGCCCAAGGAGGGGGTCTGGGGCATCCGGCCGCGCAACAAGGAGCAGTCCTTCGCCCTCGACCTGCTGCTCAACGACGAGATCCGGCTGGTCACCATCGTGGGCAAGGCGGGCACGGGCAAGACGCTGCTGGCCATCGCCGCCGGCCTGCAGAAGACCATGGAGGAGTCCGTCTACCAGAAGCTGCTGGTCTCGCGGCCCATCTTCCCGCTGGGGCGCGACATCGGCTTCCTGCCCGGCTCGGTGGAGGAGAAGCTCAACCCCTGGATGCAGCCCATCTTCGACAACGTCGAGTACCTCATGAACCTGTCGCGCTCGGAGAAGAAGGCCGGGCGCGGCTGGCACGAGCTGATGGACCTCGGCATCCTGGAGATCGAGCCGCTCACCTACATCCGCGGGCGCTCCATCCCCAACCAGTACATGATCGTGGACGAGGCGCAGAACCTCACCCCGCACGAGGTGAAGACCATCATCACGCGCGTGGGGGACGGCACCAAGATCGTCCTGACCGGCGACCCGTACCAGATCGACAACCCCTACGTGGACCAGACCAACAACGGCCTGATCCACGTGGTCAACCGCTTCAAGAACGAGCGGCTGGCCGGGCACATCACCATGTCGAAGGGCGAGCGCTCGCCGCTGGCGGAGCTGGCGGCCAACCTGCTGTAG
- a CDS encoding metal-dependent transcriptional regulator, giving the protein MQPRRIEEFLETVLTEREQGRDDAASILANAAPAHAPGAAGADLTALAEAGLVRLEGDRVALTEAGEARARDVVRRHRLTERLFKDLLAVSETTMEAQACELEHILSPEATESVCTLLGHPPTCPHGRPIPPGACCGTARQDLRPLVTGLRHFTLGARGRIVFIAPKFHDRMDRLAALGVIPGSEVRLHQRSPSYVIEIGETTIALDPEIAGEIFVKPIGAA; this is encoded by the coding sequence ATGCAGCCGAGGCGGATCGAGGAGTTCCTGGAGACCGTGCTGACCGAGCGGGAGCAGGGGCGGGACGACGCGGCCTCCATCCTGGCCAACGCGGCGCCGGCCCACGCCCCCGGCGCCGCCGGCGCCGACCTCACCGCGCTGGCGGAGGCCGGGCTGGTGCGCCTGGAGGGCGACCGGGTGGCGCTCACCGAGGCCGGCGAGGCGCGGGCCCGCGACGTGGTGCGGCGCCACCGGCTCACCGAGCGGCTCTTCAAGGACCTGCTGGCGGTCTCCGAGACCACCATGGAGGCGCAGGCCTGCGAGCTCGAGCACATCCTCTCGCCCGAGGCCACCGAGTCGGTCTGCACGCTGCTGGGCCACCCGCCCACCTGCCCGCACGGACGGCCCATCCCGCCCGGGGCCTGCTGCGGCACCGCCCGCCAGGACCTGCGCCCGCTGGTGACCGGGCTGCGCCACTTCACCCTGGGGGCGCGCGGCCGCATCGTCTTCATCGCGCCCAAGTTCCACGACCGGATGGACCGCCTGGCCGCCCTGGGGGTCATCCCGGGCAGCGAGGTGCGGCTGCACCAGCGCTCCCCCTCGTACGTCATCGAGATCGGGGAGACCACCATCGCCCTCGATCCCGAGATCGCGGGCGAGATCTTCGTCAAGCCCATCGGGGCCGCCTAG
- a CDS encoding transcriptional repressor: protein MPRRPATTTPAPARQSGPALARAALQAHLARSGLKHSRQRELVAEVFFATAGHVAVEELIQQVRRSDPRISVATVYRTMKLLAECGLAAPRQFDGGQTRYEPAAGRPHHDHLICTGCGEIVEFANEQIEALQVRVAARHGFLVETHKLELYGRCLRCRPARAAGEGR from the coding sequence ATGCCGCGCCGCCCTGCCACCACCACCCCCGCCCCCGCGCGCCAGTCCGGACCCGCCCTGGCGCGGGCCGCGCTGCAGGCGCACCTGGCCAGGTCGGGGCTCAAGCACTCCCGCCAGCGCGAGCTGGTGGCCGAGGTCTTCTTCGCCACCGCCGGCCACGTGGCGGTGGAGGAGCTGATCCAGCAGGTCCGGCGCAGCGACCCCAGGATCAGCGTGGCCACCGTGTACCGGACCATGAAGCTGCTGGCCGAGTGTGGCCTGGCGGCGCCGCGCCAGTTCGACGGCGGCCAGACCCGCTACGAGCCGGCCGCCGGCCGCCCCCACCACGATCACCTCATCTGCACCGGCTGCGGGGAGATCGTGGAGTTCGCCAACGAGCAGATCGAGGCCCTGCAGGTGCGCGTGGCCGCCCGCCACGGCTTCCTGGTGGAGACCCACAAGCTGGAGCTCTACGGGCGCTGCCTGCGCTGCCGCCCGGCCCGCGCCGCGGGGGAGGGGCGATGA
- a CDS encoding septum formation initiator family protein, with amino-acid sequence MSLSGRAKVRWLLAVVAVLVAAALAFDGEGLKKDRVMREQAAQLRVENVRLAGENARLAREARALRTRPAALERAAREELRFIRPGELVYRLDPVPGATP; translated from the coding sequence ATGTCCCTGTCAGGTCGAGCGAAAGTGCGCTGGTTGCTCGCGGTGGTGGCCGTCCTGGTCGCCGCCGCGCTGGCGTTCGACGGCGAGGGGCTGAAGAAGGATCGGGTCATGCGCGAGCAGGCCGCCCAGCTCCGCGTCGAGAACGTCCGGCTGGCGGGTGAGAACGCCCGCCTGGCCCGCGAGGCCCGCGCCCTGCGCACCCGCCCGGCCGCCCTGGAGCGGGCCGCCCGCGAGGAGCTGCGCTTCATCCGGCCCGGCGAGCTGGTCTACCGCCTCGACCCCGTGCCCGGGGCCACCCCGTGA
- the feoB gene encoding ferrous iron transport protein B yields the protein MTPPATARQEEALEAKEVVSASRSVILVGNPNVGKSVLFGALTGRYVTVSNYPGTTVEVTRGHATIEGEPWHVMDTPGTNNLLPMSEDEQVTRDILLVEPGYVCLQVCDAKNLRRGLLLTAQLAEAGVPFLLALNMADEARSRGFAIDHERLAATLGIEVVPTVAVERQGLATLQARLGLARASTFLPRYDVHIEAALAEVAPLVPPGGLGARSVALMALVGDDSLSAYLTTRMTPAALQRLDGLRRGLAARYPESLRFVVARQRLAAVDRLHDAVVSRGDRSISSTLARRLGAWSTHPVYGIPILVAVLLAAYQFVGVLGAGTLVDFLEDTVFHGWLVPWVEAGLRWALPAGAVQEFLIGPAGVPWLSHGGFVVGRYGLVSMGLSYAVAIVLPIVTTFFIAFSILEDSGYLPRLAVMVNQIFKRMGLNGKAVLPMVLGLGCDTMATMTARIMETRKERVIVTLLLALAVPCSAQLAVILAMTAGLPFSALLWFAGTLLMVIFLVGWLAAKVIPGRGSDFMLELPPLRVPQLSNIAVKTLARIEWYLREAMPLFLLGTLLLYGLDRFQLLAALERTFEPVMSGLLGLPKEAAGAFILGFLRRDYAAAGLFQHYQPFLEAGTMTRAMEIEVVVALVTITLFIPCIANFFMILKERGWRTGLGMMAFILPFAFGTGALINRLMGWLY from the coding sequence ATGACGCCGCCCGCCACGGCCCGCCAGGAGGAGGCCCTCGAGGCCAAGGAGGTGGTGAGCGCCTCCCGCTCGGTGATCCTGGTCGGCAACCCCAACGTGGGGAAGAGCGTGCTCTTCGGGGCGCTGACCGGCCGCTACGTCACCGTCTCCAACTACCCGGGCACCACCGTCGAGGTGACCCGCGGCCACGCCACCATCGAGGGTGAGCCCTGGCACGTGATGGACACGCCGGGCACCAACAACCTGCTGCCCATGTCGGAGGACGAGCAGGTCACCCGCGACATCCTGCTGGTCGAGCCTGGCTACGTCTGCCTGCAGGTCTGCGACGCCAAGAACCTGCGCCGCGGCCTGCTGCTGACGGCCCAGCTGGCCGAGGCCGGCGTGCCCTTCCTGCTGGCGCTCAACATGGCCGACGAGGCCCGCAGCCGCGGCTTCGCCATCGACCACGAGCGGCTGGCGGCCACCCTGGGCATCGAGGTGGTCCCCACCGTGGCGGTGGAGCGCCAGGGGCTGGCCACCCTGCAGGCCCGGCTCGGCCTGGCCCGCGCCTCCACCTTCCTGCCGCGCTACGACGTGCACATCGAGGCCGCGCTGGCCGAGGTGGCCCCGCTGGTGCCGCCGGGCGGCCTGGGGGCGCGCTCGGTGGCGCTGATGGCGCTGGTGGGTGACGACTCCCTGAGCGCCTACCTGACCACCCGCATGACCCCGGCGGCGCTGCAGCGGCTCGACGGCCTGCGCCGCGGCCTGGCCGCCCGCTACCCCGAGTCCCTGCGCTTCGTGGTGGCGCGGCAGCGGCTGGCGGCGGTGGACCGGCTGCACGACGCGGTGGTGTCGCGCGGCGACCGGTCGATCTCCAGCACCCTGGCGCGCCGCCTGGGCGCCTGGTCCACCCACCCGGTCTACGGCATCCCCATCCTGGTGGCGGTGCTGCTGGCCGCCTACCAGTTCGTCGGGGTGCTGGGCGCCGGCACCCTGGTGGACTTCCTCGAGGACACCGTCTTCCACGGCTGGCTGGTGCCCTGGGTGGAGGCCGGGCTGCGCTGGGCGCTGCCGGCGGGGGCGGTGCAGGAGTTCCTCATCGGCCCGGCCGGCGTGCCCTGGCTCTCGCACGGCGGCTTCGTGGTGGGGCGCTACGGCCTGGTCTCGATGGGGCTCTCCTACGCGGTGGCCATCGTGCTGCCCATCGTCACCACCTTCTTCATCGCCTTCTCCATCCTGGAGGACTCCGGCTACCTGCCGCGGCTGGCGGTGATGGTGAACCAGATCTTCAAGCGCATGGGGCTCAACGGCAAGGCGGTGCTGCCCATGGTGCTCGGCCTGGGCTGCGACACCATGGCCACCATGACGGCCCGCATCATGGAGACGCGCAAGGAGCGGGTCATCGTGACCTTGCTGCTGGCGCTGGCCGTGCCCTGCAGCGCCCAGCTGGCGGTCATCCTGGCCATGACCGCCGGGCTGCCCTTCTCGGCGCTGCTCTGGTTCGCCGGCACGCTGCTCATGGTGATCTTCCTGGTGGGCTGGCTGGCCGCCAAGGTCATCCCGGGCCGCGGCTCCGACTTCATGCTGGAGCTGCCGCCGCTGCGGGTGCCGCAGCTCTCCAACATCGCCGTGAAGACCCTGGCGCGCATCGAGTGGTACCTGCGCGAGGCCATGCCGCTCTTCCTGCTCGGCACGCTGCTGCTGTACGGGCTGGATCGCTTCCAGCTGCTGGCGGCGCTGGAGCGGACCTTCGAGCCCGTCATGAGCGGCCTGCTGGGGCTGCCCAAGGAGGCGGCCGGCGCCTTCATCCTGGGCTTCCTGCGCCGCGACTACGCGGCGGCCGGCCTGTTCCAGCACTACCAGCCCTTCCTCGAGGCCGGCACCATGACCCGGGCCATGGAGATCGAGGTGGTGGTGGCGCTGGTGACCATCACGCTCTTCATCCCCTGCATCGCCAACTTCTTCATGATCCTCAAGGAGCGCGGCTGGCGCACCGGCCTGGGGATGATGGCCTTCATCCTGCCGTTCGCCTTCGGCACCGGGGCGCTGATCAACCGCCTGATGGGGTGGCTCTACTGA
- a CDS encoding FMN-binding protein, which produces MAPARRHHPLLLAAALLAAAPAAAQAPAGADEAIVRSLFPEAEAVAARDVLLGDAVAARLEQLARARVKERLVTFYTARRAGAVVGYAVIHAHVVRTKRETLALAFEPDGRIRRVAILAFLEPAEYRPSDRWLAQLAGKGTGDRLAVGDDLAPISGATLSARGIAEQSRWLLAALKEAVLPAASAAGGRP; this is translated from the coding sequence ATGGCACCCGCCCGCCGCCACCATCCGCTCCTGCTGGCCGCCGCGCTGCTGGCGGCGGCGCCCGCCGCGGCCCAGGCGCCGGCCGGGGCCGACGAGGCCATCGTGCGCTCCCTCTTCCCCGAGGCCGAGGCGGTGGCGGCGCGCGACGTGCTCCTGGGCGACGCGGTGGCGGCGCGGCTGGAGCAGCTGGCGCGGGCCCGGGTGAAGGAGCGGCTGGTCACGTTCTACACGGCCCGCCGGGCGGGGGCGGTGGTCGGCTACGCCGTCATCCACGCCCACGTGGTGCGGACCAAGCGCGAGACGCTGGCGCTGGCCTTCGAGCCCGATGGTCGGATCCGGCGGGTCGCCATCCTGGCCTTCCTGGAGCCGGCCGAGTACCGCCCCTCCGACCGCTGGCTGGCCCAGCTGGCCGGCAAGGGGACGGGTGATCGCCTGGCGGTGGGCGACGATCTCGCCCCCATCAGCGGCGCCACGCTCTCGGCGCGGGGCATCGCCGAGCAGTCGCGCTGGCTGCTGGCGGCCCTGAAGGAGGCCGTGCTGCCCGCGGCGAGCGCGGCGGGGGGGCGGCCGTGA
- the dnaK gene encoding molecular chaperone DnaK produces the protein MGKIIGIDLGTTNSVVAVMDGRDPIVISNEEGSRITPSVVGYAKDGERLVGQVAKRQAITNPEKTIYSIKRFMGRRFDEVTEETKRVPYKVVEGPNGDARIEIDGKQNSPPEISAQVLLKLKRAAETHLGEKVTDAVITVPAYFNDAQRQATKDAGEIAGLNVRRIVNEPTAAALAYGLDRKKNEKIAVYDFGGGTFDISVLEVDEDMVRVLATNGDTHLGGDNIDQVLIDWLIAEFKKESGIDVSKDKMVLQRLKEAAEKAKIELSSTMETEINLPFLTADQTGPKHLAIKLTRAKLEQLVADLIERSMEPTRKCLADAKLSAGQIDEIVMVGGQTRMPAIVEAVKKFFGKDPNRTVNPDEVVAIGAAVQAGVLAGDVKDLLLVDVTPLSLGVETLGGVTTRLIERNSTIPCKKSETFSTASDNQTSVEIHVLQGEREMARDNKPLGKFHLEGLPPAPRGLPQIEVTFDIDANGILNVSAKDKGTGKETKITITHSSGLAKDEVEKMVSDARAHEVDDKKRREEVEQRNRAENLAYQMEKLLKENKEKLTPETAKEVEEAVAALHAVREKGTAEEVKAAAERLEKASHKAAEELYKTAAPGAAPGAPPEAGPEAPPAGEAKKDDVVDAEFKQV, from the coding sequence ATGGGCAAGATCATCGGCATCGACCTCGGAACGACCAACTCGGTGGTGGCCGTCATGGACGGCAGGGATCCCATCGTCATCTCCAACGAGGAAGGGTCGCGCATCACGCCCTCCGTGGTGGGGTACGCCAAGGACGGCGAGCGGCTGGTCGGGCAGGTGGCCAAGCGGCAGGCCATCACCAACCCCGAGAAGACCATCTACAGCATCAAGCGGTTCATGGGCCGGCGCTTCGACGAGGTGACCGAGGAGACCAAGCGGGTCCCGTACAAGGTGGTGGAGGGGCCCAACGGGGACGCCCGCATCGAGATCGACGGCAAGCAGAACAGCCCGCCGGAGATCAGCGCCCAGGTGCTGCTCAAGCTGAAGCGGGCCGCCGAGACCCACCTCGGCGAGAAGGTCACCGACGCGGTCATCACCGTGCCGGCCTACTTCAACGACGCCCAGCGCCAGGCCACCAAGGACGCCGGCGAGATCGCCGGCCTCAACGTGCGGCGCATCGTCAACGAGCCCACCGCGGCGGCGCTGGCCTACGGCCTGGACCGCAAGAAGAACGAGAAGATCGCGGTCTACGACTTCGGCGGCGGCACCTTCGACATCTCGGTGCTCGAGGTGGACGAGGACATGGTCCGCGTGCTCGCCACCAACGGCGACACCCACCTGGGCGGCGACAACATCGACCAGGTGCTGATCGACTGGCTCATCGCCGAGTTCAAGAAGGAGAGCGGCATCGACGTCTCCAAGGACAAGATGGTGCTGCAGCGCCTCAAGGAGGCCGCCGAGAAGGCCAAGATCGAGCTCTCCTCCACCATGGAGACCGAGATCAACCTGCCGTTCCTCACCGCCGACCAGACTGGCCCCAAGCACCTGGCCATCAAGCTCACCCGCGCCAAGCTGGAGCAGCTGGTGGCGGACCTCATCGAGCGGTCGATGGAGCCGACCCGCAAGTGCCTGGCCGACGCCAAGCTGTCGGCCGGCCAGATCGACGAGATCGTCATGGTGGGCGGCCAGACCCGCATGCCGGCCATCGTGGAGGCGGTCAAGAAGTTCTTCGGCAAGGACCCCAACCGCACCGTCAACCCCGACGAGGTGGTGGCCATCGGCGCGGCCGTGCAGGCCGGCGTGCTGGCCGGCGACGTCAAGGACCTGCTGCTGGTGGACGTGACCCCGCTCTCGCTGGGCGTGGAGACCCTGGGCGGCGTCACCACCCGGCTCATCGAGCGCAACTCGACCATCCCGTGCAAGAAGTCCGAGACCTTCTCGACCGCCTCGGACAACCAGACCTCGGTGGAGATCCACGTCCTGCAGGGCGAGCGCGAGATGGCCCGGGACAACAAGCCGCTCGGCAAGTTCCACCTCGAGGGGCTGCCCCCGGCGCCCCGCGGCCTGCCGCAGATCGAGGTGACCTTCGACATCGACGCCAACGGCATCCTCAACGTCTCGGCCAAGGACAAGGGCACCGGCAAGGAGACCAAGATCACCATCACCCACAGCTCGGGCCTGGCCAAGGACGAGGTGGAGAAGATGGTGTCGGACGCCCGCGCCCACGAGGTCGACGACAAGAAGCGGCGCGAGGAGGTGGAGCAGCGCAACCGGGCCGAGAACCTGGCCTACCAGATGGAGAAGCTCCTCAAGGAGAACAAGGAGAAGCTCACCCCCGAGACCGCCAAGGAGGTCGAGGAGGCCGTGGCCGCGCTGCACGCGGTGCGCGAGAAGGGGACCGCCGAGGAGGTCAAGGCGGCCGCCGAGCGGCTCGAGAAGGCCAGCCACAAGGCCGCCGAGGAGCTCTACAAGACGGCCGCGCCCGGGGCCGCCCCCGGCGCCCCTCCCGAGGCCGGGCCCGAGGCCCCGCCGGCCGGCGAGGCCAAGAAGGACGACGTGGTGGACGCGGAGTTCAAGCAGGTCTAG